Part of the Chrysiogenes arsenatis DSM 11915 genome, GCCGGCACCTTTTTCGCTCATCACCCCGATAACCTGAAAAGGGATATTGCGTACTAACAGATATTTCCCTAACGGATCATCACCAGAAAACAATGCTTTTGCTACTGTTTGCCCCAGCACGGCTACGGTGGCGTACAGCCGTTCATCCTCTTCCGCAAAGAATGTCCCGTGTGCCAGCGGCCAAGAGCGAGCGATCACGTAGTCGGCACTTGTGCCGTTGACTTCGGTGCGGTGGTCGGCATTGCCATAACGCACGGTGAGCGACGTACCTTGTTCCGGCACTGCCGCGCGAATGTTTGGCAATTCACGGATAGCAATGACATCGCCCGGCACCAGCGTTGCCGTGGTCACCCTTCCGCGCATATTCGGCGCACCGGGGCGCACGGTCAGTAAATCGCTCCCCAGCGTGCTTATGCGATCCACCACCGCCTGTTTGGCACCGTCGCCAATCGCCATCATCGTAATGACAGAAGCAACACCAATAACGATTCCAAGCAGCGTCAGGATTGTGCGGAAAATATTACTGCGTAGCGCACGCACCGCTGTCAGGGTCGCTTCCAGCAACTCGACCATCGAAGAGGTACGACGCTTCTGGTTGACGGGTGGTGGTGCAGGCATTTCTTCGCAATGCGAACCGGGATCACTGAGAATCATCCCATCGCGGATTTCAATCACGCGATCGGCATGCTCCGCCACTTCCCGTTCATGGGTAATGAGAATAATCGTATGGCCACGGGCTGACAGTTCGCTTAGGAGTCGCATCACTTCGGCACCACTTTTAGAATCAAGCGCGCCCGTCGGTTCGTCGGCCAGAATAATCCGGCCACCGTTCATCAGTGCCCGCGCGATAGAAACCCGCTGTTGCTGACCACCGGAAAGCTGATTCGGGCGATGATGCGTGCGATCTTCCAGCCCCAGTTCGCCAAGTAAGGCAAACGCACGAGCATGGCGATCATCCGCTGACACCCCATCGTAGACGGCAGGAACTTCAACATTTTCCAGCGCGCTCGCAGTGCCAATCAGGTTGTAGCCCTGAAAAACAAAACCAAAATCTTCACGTCGCAGCCGTGCGAGTTCATCACGATCGAGGTGACCCACATCCTGCCCCAGAAAACGGTAGGTTCCGCTTGTCGGGCGATCCAAACAGCCAAGGATATTCATCAGCGTCGATTTGCCTGAGCCAGATGCTCCCATGATGGCAACAAATTCCCCCTGACGAATGGTCAGGTCGATGCCATGCAGCACTTCAACGGAAAGTTCACCGTTATAGTAGGTTTTGGTGACGCCACGCAGTTCGATCAGTGGAATATTCACTAGCGTATCCTTGGCATGCCGCCGGGCATACCGCCAATTCCCGCGCCTGTAGCGCCAGTGTTTTGACGCGCACTCTGGCCAATGACGACCTCTTCGCCTTCCTGAAGGCCTTTTATAATCTGCACTTGCACACGATTCGTCACGCCGGTTTCTACCTCGCGGCTTTCAAGGACACCTTGCGCGTTACGCACCTGAACGGTTCCTTTTGACACGCGCGGCATCTCTCCTCGCCCAACAGCAGACCCTTGCCCTGGCTGACGCCCTTCGCTTCCAGCAGGGCGTTCACGACGCGGTGCCGTCCCACTGGTCGCTACCGCTGCTGCCGGTACGAGTAAAGCATCCTGCGCCGACGCGACAACAAAGAATACCTGCGCCGTCATCTGCGGCATCAAGGCGTGGTTGGCATTATCCACATCAAAGAGAGCATTATAGAGCACAACATTATTTTCCACCGTCGGCGTGGGTTCAATGCGGCGCAGTTTCCCCTGCCAGCGACGTCCCTGACTCCCAAGCGTGGTAAAGTAGGCATCCATCCCCACCTTTAAGCGGCTGATATCGGCTTCTGAAACTTGCGTCTGCACCGTCATGGTGCGCAAATCGGCAATCCGCAGCAAAATCGGTGCTTGCTGATTGGCGTTGATCGTTTGCCCTTGCCGTGCCGTAATCGAAACCACAGTGCCATCCATCGGTGCAAAAATCTTGGCATAATTCAGGTTGGCTTCATCAGCGCGCAACGAAGATTCCGTTTGTTCAATCTGCGCTTTCAGCATTTCGATCTGTGCTCGGGCCGAACGGAGCGATACTTCGGCACTTTGCACCGACTCGGTGGTCGTTGCTTCTTCTGCCATCAAGTTCTGCTGTCGCGTATACTGAATCTCCGCCAGCGAAAGTTGTGCTTCACGGTCAAGCAGTTGCGCCTTTTGATAGCGCAGCTGCGCCCGGCTCGCATCAACTTTGGCCACAAAAAGGGTGGGGTCGATCTTGACGAGCAAGTCGCCCGCTTTAACTTCGCTGCCAACTTCGACAAAAATCTTTTCAACCTGCCCCGAAACCTGCGCGCCCACATCGACATAGTCGCGCGGCTGCAAGGTTCCGGTGGCGGTCACCACGTCTTCGATAGTGCCGCGCTGTACCGCGCTAAAGGCATACGATGGCGCTGCATTTTGTTGCTGAGCGTGGTATTGCCAACCGAAATACCCCGTAGTACCACCGAGAATGCCAAGTGCGATCAGCACAAAAGGCCATTTTGCTGTCCGATGTTTGCGCGTGTGTTCCATGAGCCTACCCGAAAAATTTATTTTTCCTCTACTTCAACATGACTTGAAACCTGATGATACCATAACTCCAACGCGGCAGCATCTTCGCCGTCAAGCTCGATACTTTCGAACAGGTGAGTTGCGCCACTTTTTTGCAACCAAGTATCGACCGCACGCCCAAAGGCGCAGTACTGTTCATATTCGCGATCACCAAGCGCCAGCAAGCCGTAGCGTAATGGTGCCAGCGCGGCAGACTGCGCCATGGCTTCAGCAAAGGCTTCCGCATCGGTAGGCGGCTCGCCGTCGCCAAAGGTGGAGATCAGCAGTAATGCGTTACGGTACTGCGACAGATCCTCTGGCACCATGTCGCCCAGCGATTTCACCGTTACGGGCTGCCCATGCTGGAGCAACACGTTTGCGGTATGCCATGCCAAACTTTCCGCATAGCCACTTTGCGTAGCATACGCGATGAGCACGGGCTCGTTGTGGTGAACCGTTCGGATTGCCTGCGCGGTTTCCATCGCGTGGTGCGCCTCGCTTTTATGGCGACGTCGATTCAAGTACAACATCCAGCCGGTGATGGTAAAGAGCGGCATGGCGATGCTGGCAATCATCATCAATACCTTGCCAATTGTACCGAAGTAGCTCCCCGCATGCAGCGGCAGCATACTATTCATCAGCCGCACATTCAGGGGACGATCAGCATAGCGATCATGGCTGACGACTTCGTCCCCAGCACTATTGATCGTGATGCGATTTGCTGCCCGTTCATGCGCTGGCGACGCATCCAGATACGTAATGCTGATGTCTTGCCCCGTACGTTGCGGTAGGCGAATTTGCGCCCGGCTGTAGCCATCCACTTGACTCAGAAAGAATGTCCAGACACCGTCAATGGCGTTCCAGGAAGGAGCACTCGCGGCTGTGCGTTGCCCTTGTCCGTCGCCACGAGTTCGTTCGCCACCCTGACGGCGCGCTTCGCCGCTGGCAGCGGCATCNTGCACCTTCCGCAGGCGCTGGCGTAGCGGCACGTACCGCACGCGGCACACCGCTGATGTCGTGCAGCCCATTGCGATACCACTCATACGACCAATAGAGTCCGGTGAATGATGCCAGCACATAGAGCAGCACGGCCCATGTGCCAAGCACGGCGTGTATATCCCACAGGAAACTGCGCCCTTTGCGGCTCCACTTGAAGGTCAACCACGTTTTCAGATTTGCGGCATGGCGCGGCCAACGCAAATAGATGCCACTGACGCAGAGCACTATCAGGAATACCGTCGAAGCGCCGACGATGTGCTTGCCAATATCACGATTATCTAAAAGTTGATCGGTCAAGAGCCAGCGGTGAAGTTGCATCACCGTGCGGAAAAACTCTGTTCCGCGTGGTTCGCCCAACACTTCACCCGTGTAGGGGTTGACGTAGCGGTTTTCACCACGCCGTTGCGCAGGATCGGCGCTCGCAATACCAACCTGAGCGGCATCATTAGCCGAGTCATACAGGGTAATAGACTGTATTTGACGTCCAGGGAAGGCGTGCTGCAAGCGATCAAGCAATTCGGACGGAGCGAGTTTCTGCGTACCGGGGGTTACCGTCATCACGCCTGGATTGATAGCGCGGAGAATTTCACTCTGAAACGAAAGCATACCGCCAGTCACACCGACGACAACGAGCACAATACCCGCCGTAATACCGAAAAACCAGTGGAGCTGGAACCAGAAAGTACGAAACCAAGCCATGAAAATCTCCCGAAAAAAGGCGGAGCTGATAGCTCCGCCCACATCTGTTCAATGTTGATATCAGTCGGCGCGGAAACTCAGCGTCAGCGCATAGCGCGTTTTGTCGTATCTCACCCCATCAAGCTCGCCACCTGTTTCGTCGAAATGGCTGGCCAACACGAGGTACTGTCCGGCTTTGGAAGTATCAATCGTGATACCACCAGCGCCATCCGTCGCCAGTTCAAACTCTTCTTTGGCCGGAGTGTACACAGTGATTTTCGCATTCGGCACGGGTGCGCCATCAAACACCAGCGTAAACTGACTGCTGTGCGGCTGTGCTGGAACCAAATCTAGCGGCAAAAGCGCGCTGGCTTCGCTCCGCCCAGCACGACCAAGCAGAATGGAACGGGTAACTTCGTCGCTCAAGCGGCTTTTGCGTGGTGCCATCGCTTCGACGATGCCAACGTCGCCCGCTTTTTTCAGGCTGATCGCCACATGGTCGGCTTTGCGTTCGCTGCCAGTGGTAACGCCTTCGGGAACAACCACGTCAGCCTGAAAGTTATCGAGCCGGCCTCCCGTCGTTTCAAACAAGTCTTTATGCCATTCGCCGAAGTAGAAACGCAGCGTCTGATTCTCACGCTCCAGCCAGAGGTAGTGCGCCTGAGCGGAAGTGAGAAAGACACAGAAAATGGCAAATAGTAACGAAATTTTACTCAATTTTTTCATCAAAATTCTCCTCTTTGCTTTTCTCGTACCCTTAGAAGGTAACGTTCATGCTCACCCAGTAACTGCGGGGAGCCTCTTTGTTGTTGTAATGGTCAGTTTTGACAACCGTATACTGGTTATTTGGCGCATCCCAAGTAAAGGCGGTGTCATAGGTGTTAAAATCTTTGTCCAACAAGTTATTGATGCGACCATTCAGGGTAATGTTCTCTGCTAACCGGTAAGAGCCACCCAAATGGAGGATAGTGTAATCTTTGTAATACTGCTCCGTTTGGCTCGCAGCATCCCAAGTCCGGTAACGTTTTTGGCGCGTTTCAGAAGACAGGAACAGGCCGATATCGTCGGTGGCCTGCCAGTCAAGCGTCGTGTTCAGCATAAGATGGTCAGTCATCTCTGTCTGCATTGCACGCTCTACAAGTCGCTTCGTTAACTCTTTGAGTAGACCGCCTTCGCCTACAAGATCTTCAGGCTTTTTATAGTTGGCAAGAAGCTGGTCGAGAAGTTCATCGGAAATGGCCATGGGATACTCCTTGAGATATGAGCAGAATGGTATCGTAAATGGCCACTTACACAAAATATTTTACACACTCATGCTTGGCACTGTTGCCCAACGGACGACCTTTGTTCGCTCCACTCTTTTGCTCGCTGTCAGTCAGCGTATAGTTCCCGCGTAATGCAACTCCCCATGGGAGTTGATAGCGTCCAGCCACTTCTATCCCTTGCAGCACCACTTCGTCGATATTCGTGGCACGGCTAGAGCTTGGAGTGTACCCCAGTGCTGCATAATCGCCGGTTGCGCCGCACGATTGTTCGCCGGGGTTACCACAAGGCTGATTGCTGATTTTGTCTTTGAAATCATTCTGAAAGAGGGTCACATTGAAGCTGTGACGTGCAACGGGGTGCTGCCAGTAGACCGCCACTTCAGTGCTCACACTGGTTTCTGGTTTGAGGTCAGGATTGCCGTACATCGGACTAACGCCCTGTCCACCAAAGCCGGTGATTCCATCATAGAGTTGTGTCGTTTTCGGAGCTTTATAGCCAGTCGTCACGCCACCTTTCAGAGTGAACTGATCGTTCAAAGCGTAGACCGCATACAGGCGTGGACTGAGTTGCTCGCCAAACACACTGTGCTCGTCGTAACGCAGACCACCGGTCAGCGATAGTGAATCAAGAATATGCCACGTATCTTCGGCAAAAAGTGCCCACGTGTTGTGGTCTTGCACGCCGCCTGTCTGCCCTGATTCCATGCCGAAAATACCGTCTTCTAATTCGCCACGGACGACCTGCATCCCAATAACAGCGTTGTGATGCCAACCAGCCAGCTCAAAAGGTATATCGACTCGTCCATCCAATGTGTACTGGCGACTTTCCAGCGTCCGTTTTCCGCGCGGCAGGAAGGTTGCTTCCGCCAGCGCTTTCCGGTCATCCACACTCATACCGGCATACGCACCGGTGCCATCGATCATTTCCAGCAGCTGTTGGCGCTCTGCCACCGTAAAGGGCAGCGTGCGTCCATCGTTATTGGTCGCAACGTGTGAAAGCGAAACAAAGCTATTGCCGAAGCCCCAAGCCCCCTCATGACCCAACGACCACGATTCACGGGTAAATTCTTGGGTGGCCGAGTATCCGGCACGCGGATTGGCACGGCGCGACCACGTGCCGCCATTCGCGGCGCAGGTCGCTGCATTGCCCGTAGCGCCGATACAAACATTCCCGGCTGCCCAAATGGAATTAATATTATCCACTGTCCCAACGGGATATACTAGATTGCCAGCGTCATCGGTTTTAATCTCGTTATCGTACTTTTGGCGCGAAGTGTCATAGTCCAGCGTAACGGTTTGATTTTCCACAGGAGTCCACGCCAAAGAAAAGCCTGCTCCCAGATTTTCATTATCCACTGACTTGCCACCGCCACCGAAACCGAGCGAAAAGGTGTGGGTTGCACCGCTTGGGTCTGTCGCTGTTTCGTACGTAGGGCTCGACTCGTTGCGCTCATACCAGCTGCCACGCAAACTCAGATTTAGCTTCCCCGGCAGCAGCGGGCCAGAAATATAAACATCTCCGGTCATACTGTCACCCCAGTCGTTATCACTTTGAACCGTGCGGCCAATCGAGAACGACCCGCCCCACTTTTCTGCATCTTTGCGGGTGATGATGTTGATAACACCCCCCAGCGCATCGGCACCGTACAGGGTGGCAGCTGGGCCACGGATGATTTCGACACGCGCAATAGCATCCAGAGGAGGAATGTGATTGAACTGATTTCCACCAAAGCTGTTCGGGTAAATATCGCCGTGGTTATTCTGACGACGACCGTTGACCAGAATCAGTGTGTAGTCAGAGCCCATGCCACGCATCGAAATTGTGCCCTGACCCGTCTTATCGCGTGTTTCACCAACATCAACCCCTTCCAGATCGCGCACCGCATCGAGTAGCGTCATGTAGGGACGCTTTTGTAAATCTTCACGGGTAATCACGGAAATACTTGCCGGAGCATCGGCAATCTTTTGCTCAAAACCTGCTGCGGTAACAACCATTGTCCCCAACTCTTGCGGGGCTTCAGCGGCGTGAGCCGCCAGACTCGCCATCAACAGTGCCACAGTGCCAAGGCCGGCACGACGGGCAAAACACATCCCTTTCGACATCCTTCTTTCCTCCATCCAGTGATGAGATTTACGGCCTGTACGGTGCAACACCATGCGGCTTCCGCCAGTGCCGTTGCAGCGCGTTATGACAGGTAGTGTGCCGGATCTCTCACTGGATCTCTGTGCCTTCCACAGCGGGGAGGAACTATCGCTGTCTCGCTTTAAGTTTGAAGCTTCTAATGAATTGCAAATAGCATGTCAATTGAAATTATTAGCTTTTCCTATTTTTAGGAGATTTAGTTACGTTATTATATTGCGCGCCAATTCTTTCTGAATGCCGAACAAGGAAGGTTATTCCGGAGATATAGCTTCATTGAATTAGGAGATATTTCTTGAGAAAGAGAATATGCACAGGGAATTTCTTGCTTGACATTGCTTGTAAGCAGCGATATTAAAGATTAGACATGATTAACTTAATGTCGAGTGGTCAACTTTATCATCATGAAAAAGTGGAGGATTCAATGCAACAGCTACCCGTTATTACGCAAGACCCAGGATCGGCAATCAATACGTTACGCCTTTCTCACATGAAGAACGGCGATCGTTGCCGCATCCACAAGCACCACGCGCACGGTGCGATTCGTCAGCGCTTACTGGATCTTGGTTTTATGCCAAACTCGACGGTGGAAGTGATTCGCTGTGCTTTGCTTGGCGACCCGCTCCAGATAAAGGTCGGCGATTATTCCGTGGCAATTCGCCGTCAGGAAGCCAATCTCATTGAGATTCAGCCTGTTGAGGCCTAGTAAACTATAAAGGATCTTTGACCTATGTCATCTTCTCCGACACACGGAAATCTCGTTGTTGCACTTGCCGGTCAGCAAAATGCGGGAAAATCAACCACGTTTAACATGCTTACCGGAGCCAATCAGTATATCGCCAACTATCCTGGTGTGACGGTTGATAAAAAATCCGGAAGCTACCGTGACAATGTAGGGCGGGTGGAAATAGTCGATCTCCCCGGCACATATGGATTTTCTTCCTTCTCGCTTGAAGAGCGGGTAGCGCGTGATTTTCTGTTGGATGAACGCCCACATGTGATTCTTAACGTGGTGGATGCCTCCACGCTGCGGCGCGGGCTTCATTTGACCGTCCAGCTGATAGAACTTTCCTTTCCACTCGTTGTTGCGCTGAATATGGTTGATGTGCTAGAAACGCATGGAAAGCGGGTCGATGACGTTACACTAGCAGCAAGGTTGGGCGTGCCGGTTATCCCAACCGTCGGACGTAAAGGCAAGGGGAAAAGCGAGCTACGCGATGCCATTCGCCGTGTGGCGGCGAGTAATTCTGTGGCGGCGCCACTGGTGTCGTATACTTTTCTCGAAGATGGCCTGCAAGAACTGCGTGAACTGTTGCGTGAATCTGCCGTTATGGCTGGGCAGCAGCCTATCGGATGGATTGCGCTGAAGCTTTTTGAAAATGATGAAGCGGCCATGGCGTTGGTGCAGCAGCATCACATTCGGGGTCGCGCTGTACTTGACTGGGTTGGAGCAACGGGGCAGCGGTTTGAAAGCGAGCACGGTATTAGTCCCGCAGATCACATTCTTGCTTGTCGCGAAGCCTTTATCCGCCAGCTTGTGGCAGAGTGCGTCAGCGATGCGTCGCCTACGGCATCTTCTACCAAGGGTACTTTGACGGAGAAAATTGATCGCGTCGTACTCCATCGTTTTCTGTCGCCATTTTTCCTGATCGCTACGGTCTATTTGATTTATGAACTCTCCATCGTGCAGGGCTATAAACTGACGAACTATACGTGGCCGATCTTAGCCAAAGCACGTGCGTTGATTGCGCAGTGGCTTCCCGATCCGGGATTGTTGCAGGACACCATCATGCGTTCCTTTGGCTTATGGATGGTTGATAGTGTCAATACCTTACTCAACTACATTCCGGTTTTTCTGGTTCTTTTTGCGCTGGTGGCCATTTTGGAGGATTCCGGCTATATGGCGCGCATCGCCTTTACTTTGGATAAAATTTTCAAAAGTTTTGGTTTACATGGACAATCGACCCTGCCGTATATCCTCGCGGGAGTGTTTACTGGCGGATGCGCCGTGCCTGGCATTATGGCGACGAAGGGGATTCCTGACGAGCGTTCGCGCATCGCTACGATTCTGACGGTTCCGTACATGAACTGTCTGGCTAAAATTCCGCTGTACACGCTACTCGTCAATGTCTACTTCGTCGAGCAACAGTCGTACGTGATGTTCTTCCTATCCACGATCACCATCATCATCGCACTGATTGTGGCAAAGCTCCTTACGCTAAGCGTCTTGCGTCATCACGAAACGTCCCCGTTTGTTATGGAAATGCCGCATTACCATCTGCCAACACTCAGTGGCGTGGCTCGACGCGCGTTTGATCGGACATGGACGTACATTAAAAAAATCGGAACGATTGTCGCGGCGGTTGCGGTCTGCGTCTATGTGCTCCTCCAGTTTCCAGGCGTTTCCGACGAGCAGATGGCGAAACATAACACCCGCATGGAAACGGCTATCGTTGATTTTAGGGGAAAAATAAGCGAAACGGCATATGCCGAACAATTCATGGCAGAAGAGACTATCTTGCGTCTACTGAATGTGCAGAACCAATACCGCGAGGCAAAGCTGGCGGCTTCATCGCAAGAAGCTTCAGAACGGATTGATGATGACTATGCCGCGAACTATCCCGACCTATTCCCGATTTTGCGGGCGCGCGATGCCGAAACCCGCGTTATCAGTCGCCATCTGCGGACACTGGCTACGGAACGCTCCTCCATTCGAGCCGCTATCCGCGAAGAGACTATTCTGATGAGTTATTTCGGTGTGATCGGCAAGTCGCTGGAGCCAATTACGCAGTTCGCTGGTTTTGACTGGAAGGTAAATATCGCTCTTATCAGCTCCT contains:
- a CDS encoding DUF4198 domain-containing protein, encoding MKKLSKISLLFAIFCVFLTSAQAHYLWLERENQTLRFYFGEWHKDLFETTGGRLDNFQADVVVPEGVTTGSERKADHVAISLKKAGDVGIVEAMAPRKSRLSDEVTRSILLGRAGRSEASALLPLDLVPAQPHSSQFTLVFDGAPVPNAKITVYTPAKEEFELATDGAGGITIDTSKAGQYLVLASHFDETGGELDGVRYDKTRYALTLSFRAD
- the feoB gene encoding ferrous iron transport protein B, with the translated sequence MSSSPTHGNLVVALAGQQNAGKSTTFNMLTGANQYIANYPGVTVDKKSGSYRDNVGRVEIVDLPGTYGFSSFSLEERVARDFLLDERPHVILNVVDASTLRRGLHLTVQLIELSFPLVVALNMVDVLETHGKRVDDVTLAARLGVPVIPTVGRKGKGKSELRDAIRRVAASNSVAAPLVSYTFLEDGLQELRELLRESAVMAGQQPIGWIALKLFENDEAAMALVQQHHIRGRAVLDWVGATGQRFESEHGISPADHILACREAFIRQLVAECVSDASPTASSTKGTLTEKIDRVVLHRFLSPFFLIATVYLIYELSIVQGYKLTNYTWPILAKARALIAQWLPDPGLLQDTIMRSFGLWMVDSVNTLLNYIPVFLVLFALVAILEDSGYMARIAFTLDKIFKSFGLHGQSTLPYILAGVFTGGCAVPGIMATKGIPDERSRIATILTVPYMNCLAKIPLYTLLVNVYFVEQQSYVMFFLSTITIIIALIVAKLLTLSVLRHHETSPFVMEMPHYHLPTLSGVARRAFDRTWTYIKKIGTIVAAVAVCVYVLLQFPGVSDEQMAKHNTRMETAIVDFRGKISETAYAEQFMAEETILRLLNVQNQYREAKLAASSQEASERIDDDYAANYPDLFPILRARDAETRVISRHLRTLATERSSIRAAIREETILMSYFGVIGKSLEPITQFAGFDWKVNIALISSFAARESSVATLGVLFQEGASENITLEERMSRESGAMGTTPLHALALMIFFVLYPPCLATIIMIKVQTNSYRWMLFALGFSTTFGLIVASAVFTIGSMLALSALQAMGIFYLIALGTAIALSFVKDPAWAGIQEREA
- a CDS encoding efflux RND transporter periplasmic adaptor subunit, giving the protein MEHTRKHRTAKWPFVLIALGILGGTTGYFGWQYHAQQQNAAPSYAFSAVQRGTIEDVVTATGTLQPRDYVDVGAQVSGQVEKIFVEVGSEVKAGDLLVKIDPTLFVAKVDASRAQLRYQKAQLLDREAQLSLAEIQYTRQQNLMAEEATTTESVQSAEVSLRSARAQIEMLKAQIEQTESSLRADEANLNYAKIFAPMDGTVVSITARQGQTINANQQAPILLRIADLRTMTVQTQVSEADISRLKVGMDAYFTTLGSQGRRWQGKLRRIEPTPTVENNVVLYNALFDVDNANHALMPQMTAQVFFVVASAQDALLVPAAAVATSGTAPRRERPAGSEGRQPGQGSAVGRGEMPRVSKGTVQVRNAQGVLESREVETGVTNRVQVQIIKGLQEGEEVVIGQSARQNTGATGAGIGGMPGGMPRIR
- a CDS encoding MacB family efflux pump subunit, translating into MNIPLIELRGVTKTYYNGELSVEVLHGIDLTIRQGEFVAIMGASGSGKSTLMNILGCLDRPTSGTYRFLGQDVGHLDRDELARLRREDFGFVFQGYNLIGTASALENVEVPAVYDGVSADDRHARAFALLGELGLEDRTHHRPNQLSGGQQQRVSIARALMNGGRIILADEPTGALDSKSGAEVMRLLSELSARGHTIILITHEREVAEHADRVIEIRDGMILSDPGSHCEEMPAPPPVNQKRRTSSMVELLEATLTAVRALRSNIFRTILTLLGIVIGVASVITMMAIGDGAKQAVVDRISTLGSDLLTVRPGAPNMRGRVTTATLVPGDVIAIRELPNIRAAVPEQGTSLTVRYGNADHRTEVNGTSADYVIARSWPLAHGTFFAEEDERLYATVAVLGQTVAKALFSGDDPLGKYLLVRNIPFQVIGVMSEKGAGLGGQDQDDIIFVPYTTASLRLSGQRHLRNVTIAVEDVRAIDEAQAAVHALLLARHGVEDFQIRNMASIIDSVSETQNTFTILLGSIAAISLLVGGIGVMNIMLVSVTERTREIGIRMATGARMRNILQQFLIEALVVSALGGVIGVAIGLGVAAVVESFGTPIQYSLTPVLLAFGCAFATGLVFGYLPARKAARLDPVVALASE
- a CDS encoding TonB-dependent receptor domain-containing protein, whose amino-acid sequence is MSKGMCFARRAGLGTVALLMASLAAHAAEAPQELGTMVVTAAGFEQKIADAPASISVITREDLQKRPYMTLLDAVRDLEGVDVGETRDKTGQGTISMRGMGSDYTLILVNGRRQNNHGDIYPNSFGGNQFNHIPPLDAIARVEIIRGPAATLYGADALGGVINIITRKDAEKWGGSFSIGRTVQSDNDWGDSMTGDVYISGPLLPGKLNLSLRGSWYERNESSPTYETATDPSGATHTFSLGFGGGGKSVDNENLGAGFSLAWTPVENQTVTLDYDTSRQKYDNEIKTDDAGNLVYPVGTVDNINSIWAAGNVCIGATGNAATCAANGGTWSRRANPRAGYSATQEFTRESWSLGHEGAWGFGNSFVSLSHVATNNDGRTLPFTVAERQQLLEMIDGTGAYAGMSVDDRKALAEATFLPRGKRTLESRQYTLDGRVDIPFELAGWHHNAVIGMQVVRGELEDGIFGMESGQTGGVQDHNTWALFAEDTWHILDSLSLTGGLRYDEHSVFGEQLSPRLYAVYALNDQFTLKGGVTTGYKAPKTTQLYDGITGFGGQGVSPMYGNPDLKPETSVSTEVAVYWQHPVARHSFNVTLFQNDFKDKISNQPCGNPGEQSCGATGDYAALGYTPSSSRATNIDEVVLQGIEVAGRYQLPWGVALRGNYTLTDSEQKSGANKGRPLGNSAKHECVKYFV
- a CDS encoding FeoA family protein, producing MQQLPVITQDPGSAINTLRLSHMKNGDRCRIHKHHAHGAIRQRLLDLGFMPNSTVEVIRCALLGDPLQIKVGDYSVAIRRQEANLIEIQPVEA
- a CDS encoding PepSY-associated TM helix domain-containing protein, whose protein sequence is MAWFRTFWFQLHWFFGITAGIVLVVVGVTGGMLSFQSEILRAINPGVMTVTPGTQKLAPSELLDRLQHAFPGRQIQSITLYDSANDAAQVGIASADPAQRRGENRYVNPYTGEVLGEPRGTEFFRTVMQLHRWLLTDQLLDNRDIGKHIVGASTVFLIVLCVSGIYLRWPRHAANLKTWLTFKWSRKGRSFLWDIHAVLGTWAVLLYVLASFTGLYWSYEWYRNGLHDISGVPRAVRAATPAPAEGAXCRCQRRSAPSGWRTNSWRRTRATHSRECSFLERH
- a CDS encoding flavodoxin domain-containing protein; translated protein: MXDAAASGEARRQGGERTRGDGQGQRTAASAPSWNAIDGVWTFFLSQVDGYSRAQIRLPQRTGQDISITYLDASPAHERAANRITINSAGDEVVSHDRYADRPLNVRLMNSMLPLHAGSYFGTIGKVLMMIASIAMPLFTITGWMLYLNRRRHKSEAHHAMETAQAIRTVHHNEPVLIAYATQSGYAESLAWHTANVLLQHGQPVTVKSLGDMVPEDLSQYRNALLLISTFGDGEPPTDAEAFAEAMAQSAALAPLRYGLLALGDREYEQYCAFGRAVDTWLQKSGATHLFESIELDGEDAAALELWYHQVSSHVEVEEK